A genomic window from Sphingobacterium sp. BN32 includes:
- a CDS encoding RNA polymerase sigma factor, with protein MDNIYLDKILSGDRHAFRYFISTYKDMAFSVAISMVKNELFAEEVVQDSFVEAYLSLGSFKKQAKFSTWFYKIVVRTAYKYRQKNKISDVEFVIEKHDQSAFENIEQQLLKKEQSQIINEALLKIPANESLLLRLFYLEELSVKEIVEITGWTESNSKVILHRARKSLSTVMKGLTLNLNYGS; from the coding sequence ATGGATAATATTTACCTCGATAAAATATTATCCGGAGATCGCCATGCTTTTAGGTATTTCATAAGTACCTACAAGGACATGGCCTTTTCCGTTGCTATTTCTATGGTAAAGAATGAGCTTTTTGCAGAAGAAGTCGTACAAGACTCTTTTGTTGAAGCTTACTTATCGCTCGGCAGTTTTAAGAAACAGGCAAAATTCAGTACCTGGTTCTATAAAATCGTCGTACGAACGGCATATAAGTATCGGCAGAAGAATAAGATCAGCGATGTAGAATTTGTAATTGAGAAGCACGATCAATCTGCATTTGAAAATATCGAGCAGCAATTACTCAAAAAAGAACAGAGCCAAATTATTAACGAAGCATTACTGAAAATTCCTGCCAACGAGAGTCTCCTGTTAAGACTATTTTATTTGGAAGAATTAAGCGTAAAGGAAATTGTAGAAATCACAGGCTGGACCGAAAGCAATAGCAAGGTGATTTTACACCGTGCTCGAAAGAGTCTAAGTACCGTCATGAAAGGTCTCACATTAAATTTAAATTATGGAAGCTAA
- a CDS encoding YceI family protein → MAQWTLDTAHSEIEFKVKHMMISTVKGSFQDFGVTVDTASDKLDNGQVVVDIKTESINTKNEQRDQHLKSGDFFDASSFPEIKFVSTSITKEDDDEYKIAGDLTIKDVTKPVTFKAEFGGIGKDPWGNQKAGYTVTGKINRSEFGLTWNATLETGGVMVSDDVKFQADLQFIIA, encoded by the coding sequence ATGGCACAATGGACATTAGACACTGCACACAGTGAAATCGAATTCAAAGTAAAACACATGATGATCTCTACAGTAAAAGGAAGTTTCCAGGACTTTGGCGTAACTGTAGACACTGCATCCGATAAGTTAGACAACGGTCAGGTTGTTGTGGATATCAAAACGGAATCGATCAACACCAAAAACGAGCAAAGAGACCAGCACCTTAAAAGTGGTGACTTCTTCGATGCTTCCTCATTCCCGGAAATCAAATTTGTATCTACTAGTATTACAAAGGAAGACGATGATGAGTACAAAATCGCAGGTGATTTAACAATTAAAGACGTTACGAAACCTGTAACCTTCAAAGCGGAATTTGGCGGTATCGGAAAAGATCCTTGGGGTAACCAAAAAGCTGGATATACTGTAACCGGAAAAATCAACCGCAGTGAATTTGGTTTGACTTGGAATGCAACCTTGGAAACAGGCGGCGTAATGGTAAGTGATGATGTGAAATTCCAAGCTGATTTACAGTTTATAATAGCATAA
- a CDS encoding response regulator transcription factor: MQILVVEDDKRISDFLVKGLEESGHLLTLCKSAEEVLDNYTSLPWDVIICDIMLPKMDGIQLVQTLRYKKLNCPIIMLSALNTTQDKVAALDSGADDYLTKPFHFDELISRINALARRNQLNAVEERFNIRTFNDLQIDLDQFRVSLNNQDIKLSPREYKLLIYLVENKDRAVSRTQILNAVWGLNFDNQTNVVDVYISYLRSKIENADNKFIYTVKGVGYIFKL; this comes from the coding sequence ATGCAGATTTTAGTCGTAGAGGACGATAAAAGAATCAGTGATTTTCTGGTCAAGGGACTGGAGGAGAGCGGGCATTTATTGACCTTATGCAAGTCTGCCGAAGAGGTATTGGATAACTATACCAGCCTTCCCTGGGACGTCATCATTTGCGACATTATGCTGCCAAAGATGGACGGCATACAGCTCGTCCAAACGTTGCGCTATAAAAAGCTAAATTGTCCAATCATCATGTTGAGTGCGCTGAACACAACGCAGGATAAAGTCGCAGCATTGGATAGCGGTGCTGATGATTACTTGACGAAACCTTTCCATTTTGATGAACTCATTTCCAGAATCAATGCACTTGCTCGCCGGAACCAACTCAATGCCGTAGAAGAGCGTTTCAATATTCGTACTTTCAATGATCTCCAAATCGATTTAGATCAATTTAGGGTATCCCTCAACAATCAGGATATCAAACTCTCACCACGAGAGTATAAGCTATTGATCTATTTAGTAGAAAATAAAGATCGTGCCGTTAGCAGAACTCAAATTCTGAATGCAGTATGGGGGCTAAATTTTGATAACCAAACCAATGTAGTGGATGTCTACATCTCCTATTTGCGATCGAAAATTGAAAACGCTGATAACAAATTCATTTACACCGTAAAAGGAGTTGGGTACATTTTTAAACTTTAA
- a CDS encoding HAMP domain-containing sensor histidine kinase has protein sequence MKLKHRLSLYSIVIFSVIILIASGIIFVSYYKQMENKERQNLANKSVLAAIYYLEQDEVTESEHEKTKNQLLKTISRRNIAVFDSKNQRFTGDMLSDSNITTTFIQRVRNATSAGFSNKDFFYHGLHYLDNQGEFVVITRESKSAFNEQMFSLLKILIIVSLLGLVLIYLFSRYLGNIAYDPVNRIVDQIKTRDRDSFYEPLKEERSYAEIHDLIATYNRFIDRLAQNFQIQKNFIDYVSHELRTPITAILGTLEVTETKDRSPEEYRTVLHNLKQYSLDLNEALDQMMILSGAKKSFDFISTRLDEIVWEVVEHAILYHEAKINVQINVQDVDLMEIQADSKLLELALNNLVGNAIKYSNNRPIQIELFEDNEQLALSIKDEGIGILKEDMEKIKLNFYRGQNSKDYQGKGIGLSMAHIIFSIHKIEMSLEENKPYGTVVILKFPNSNRILI, from the coding sequence GTGAAACTGAAACACAGACTTTCATTGTATTCCATCGTCATCTTCAGTGTAATTATATTGATTGCATCGGGGATTATCTTTGTCTCCTACTATAAACAGATGGAGAACAAAGAGCGACAGAACCTAGCAAACAAATCTGTCCTTGCAGCCATATACTACCTCGAACAAGATGAGGTCACTGAATCGGAGCATGAGAAAACAAAGAATCAACTCCTGAAAACTATATCTCGAAGAAATATCGCGGTATTTGACAGCAAAAATCAGCGGTTTACAGGTGATATGCTTAGCGACTCGAATATTACAACAACTTTTATACAGCGTGTTAGAAACGCAACATCAGCGGGATTTTCAAACAAAGATTTCTTTTACCATGGTTTGCATTACCTCGATAATCAGGGCGAATTCGTTGTTATTACGCGAGAGTCGAAGTCTGCTTTTAATGAACAAATGTTTTCCTTATTAAAGATACTGATTATCGTTTCTTTACTTGGATTGGTTTTGATCTACCTATTTTCGAGATACCTCGGTAATATTGCCTATGACCCGGTCAACCGCATCGTCGATCAAATAAAAACCAGAGATAGGGACAGCTTTTACGAGCCGCTAAAGGAAGAACGATCCTATGCCGAGATCCACGATCTGATTGCGACCTATAATCGCTTTATCGATCGGCTCGCTCAAAACTTTCAGATACAAAAAAACTTTATTGATTATGTTTCCCACGAGCTTAGGACGCCTATAACCGCTATATTAGGGACTCTTGAAGTAACCGAAACAAAGGATCGCTCGCCCGAGGAATATCGTACTGTCCTTCATAATTTAAAACAGTATAGTCTTGATTTAAATGAGGCACTGGATCAGATGATGATACTTTCGGGTGCTAAGAAAAGCTTTGACTTCATATCCACACGGCTGGATGAAATTGTTTGGGAAGTAGTCGAGCATGCTATCCTTTATCACGAGGCAAAGATCAATGTACAGATCAACGTTCAGGATGTAGACCTGATGGAGATTCAGGCGGATAGTAAATTATTGGAGCTGGCCCTAAATAATTTAGTCGGCAATGCCATCAAATACTCCAACAACCGACCTATACAGATAGAATTGTTTGAGGATAACGAGCAATTGGCGCTAAGTATCAAAGACGAGGGTATCGGAATATTAAAGGAAGATATGGAGAAGATCAAGTTAAACTTCTACCGTGGTCAGAACAGCAAAGATTATCAAGGGAAAGGTATAGGTTTATCGATGGCACATATTATTTTCAGTATACATAAAATTGAAATGTCGCTCGAGGAGAATAAACCCTATGGAACTGTGGTCATTTTGAAATTTCCGAATTCTAATCGAATTCTAATCTAA
- a CDS encoding FAD-binding oxidoreductase has product MDLKSNEPFWLIKNGILNSYPSLHEDTECDVLIVGSGITGSLIAHQCMMDGYDTVLIDKREVCNGSTSATTSMLQYEIDAPLYELKDIVGEEIALASYQACSDAIDRLEKIAKSIKSSAGFERKKSLYFASTQKDSKWLYKEFEARKAAGFKVEWLSDEEITKRYDIQKNHGGILSNQGASVDAFTLAHELLAFNAKKGLRIFDKTELTKVAYKRGFNLCTLSTSATIKAKKIIYCVGYESANMIKEKFVNLLSTYAIISEVDKELWQKYKDVLMWNTSEPYLYMRTSDDYRFLVGGEDEDFRNPEKRDALLAEKEQKLVKSFKKMFPAHDFQLDFSWAGTFGETKDALPYIGAHPDFKNSYFVLGFGGNGITFSVTGMEMVSDWLKGKKHKLSEAFKFGR; this is encoded by the coding sequence ATGGATTTAAAATCGAACGAACCTTTCTGGTTAATTAAGAATGGAATTTTGAACAGTTATCCTTCATTACATGAGGATACGGAATGTGATGTCCTTATCGTGGGCTCGGGTATTACAGGCTCGTTGATTGCGCATCAATGTATGATGGATGGCTATGACACTGTGCTGATCGATAAACGCGAAGTCTGTAATGGCAGTACGTCCGCCACCACTTCGATGTTGCAATACGAAATCGATGCACCACTTTACGAGTTAAAAGACATCGTCGGTGAAGAGATCGCGTTAGCAAGCTATCAAGCCTGTTCGGATGCAATAGACCGACTGGAGAAAATTGCCAAGTCCATAAAATCATCGGCTGGTTTTGAGCGCAAAAAATCCCTTTACTTTGCAAGTACCCAAAAGGATTCCAAATGGCTCTATAAGGAATTTGAAGCCCGCAAAGCGGCAGGTTTCAAGGTCGAATGGTTATCCGATGAAGAAATAACCAAGAGATATGATATACAGAAGAATCATGGCGGTATCTTGTCCAATCAAGGCGCTAGTGTCGATGCTTTTACGCTTGCGCATGAACTGCTTGCCTTCAATGCGAAAAAAGGATTGAGGATCTTTGATAAAACCGAACTGACGAAAGTAGCTTATAAACGAGGTTTCAATTTATGTACGCTGAGCACATCGGCTACAATAAAGGCTAAAAAGATAATCTATTGTGTCGGTTATGAAAGTGCGAACATGATTAAAGAAAAATTCGTTAATCTATTGAGCACCTATGCTATTATTTCCGAAGTCGATAAAGAGCTTTGGCAGAAATATAAGGACGTTCTTATGTGGAATACCTCCGAGCCTTATCTTTATATGCGAACATCCGACGATTATCGTTTTTTGGTGGGCGGTGAGGACGAGGATTTCAGAAACCCGGAAAAGCGTGATGCATTGCTTGCCGAAAAGGAACAAAAGCTAGTGAAAAGTTTCAAAAAAATGTTTCCAGCTCATGATTTCCAACTAGACTTTAGCTGGGCAGGTACGTTTGGTGAAACTAAAGATGCCCTACCCTACATCGGTGCACATCCAGATTTTAAGAACTCCTATTTCGTGTTGGGATTCGGCGGTAATGGAATTACCTTCTCGGTAACCGGTATGGAAATGGTTTCCGACTGGTTGAAAGGAAAAAAACATAAGCTTTCAGAAGCCTTTAAGTTTGGGAGATAA
- a CDS encoding LacI family DNA-binding transcriptional regulator — protein MRITLKDIAKALNLSASTVSKALSDSYEISAETKKTVKEYAAKHNFRPNKVAQNLKTGKTHTVGVILCNISNNFVGQLLDGIQTASEAASYDIIIMQSRNNELLEKQAIEVLRMRGIDGLLLTPMASDSSEKELQELQDEGIPVVLIDRTFHSLDTHKVGANHFDGAYQATMHLAQRGKKRIMHITGRGLGVSKERFKGFLAGLRDSNLEFIPSLNLEIDYSGQPIEELIKESLIPILKSENRPDAIFCATDEITSRTLGVLADLEIAVPKDIAVIGFSNTPNANALNPALSAVVQPARKMGELGFQKLMEMINSKNKEVAFETIALDTELVIRKSSL, from the coding sequence ATGAGAATTACCTTAAAAGACATTGCCAAGGCTTTGAATCTGTCTGCATCTACTGTTTCTAAAGCTTTGTCGGATAGTTACGAAATTAGTGCGGAGACCAAGAAGACGGTGAAGGAATATGCTGCGAAACATAACTTTCGTCCTAACAAAGTTGCGCAAAATCTGAAAACCGGAAAGACCCATACTGTGGGGGTAATTTTATGCAATATCAGCAATAACTTTGTCGGGCAGTTACTGGATGGGATACAGACTGCCTCTGAGGCAGCAAGTTACGACATTATTATTATGCAAAGCCGCAATAACGAACTGTTGGAAAAGCAGGCGATAGAGGTATTGCGCATGCGTGGTATTGATGGCCTGCTATTGACGCCAATGGCGTCTGATTCAAGTGAGAAGGAGTTACAAGAGCTGCAGGATGAGGGGATACCGGTCGTATTGATCGATCGTACTTTTCATAGCTTAGACACCCATAAAGTTGGTGCAAATCATTTTGATGGAGCTTATCAGGCGACGATGCATTTAGCGCAGCGCGGCAAAAAACGTATAATGCATATTACTGGTCGAGGTCTTGGGGTTAGTAAAGAGCGTTTTAAGGGATTTCTTGCTGGCTTGCGAGACTCTAACCTGGAATTTATTCCCTCATTGAATCTGGAGATCGACTATTCCGGTCAACCCATCGAAGAATTGATCAAAGAAAGCTTAATACCGATTTTAAAGTCTGAGAATCGTCCGGACGCCATTTTTTGTGCTACGGATGAGATCACTTCTCGGACATTAGGCGTCTTAGCCGATTTAGAAATTGCCGTTCCAAAGGATATTGCTGTCATTGGTTTTTCTAATACCCCCAATGCGAATGCATTAAATCCAGCCCTTTCTGCCGTGGTGCAACCCGCGAGGAAGATGGGGGAGCTTGGTTTTCAAAAACTAATGGAGATGATCAATTCCAAAAATAAAGAAGTCGCTTTCGAAACCATTGCATTGGATACCGAATTAGTTATACGAAAATCATCCTTATAA
- a CDS encoding efflux RND transporter periplasmic adaptor subunit: MKTKTLSLIIPCLLLIQSACQNIDRIETKAPNEKDTAYCISEESKNLIGLDTIRQRPIQEQLTISGKVEYNENDLVSFKSLIQGIVEQVNFELGDEVKKGQLLATVRSSDIQQLLQDRRYQESQIALIEKQIGIKKELLKDGLIAKPELLTSEYELAAAKIEVDKINAALQLFKATSKGTFQLVAPKNGMIVKKNISAGQSISSEDNDLPLFAISNLKQVWILINIHATNLPYIHLNDEVQIRTLAYPDRIYSGRIDKIYNVFDDDEHVLKARVVLSNEDLKLLPGLSADIIVNKRTNTGEAFAIPNKAKIFHNNKEYVVLYNSDCDLQVKEIKGIASNEDYTYVQEEFANGQQIISRNPLLFFEQLIP, encoded by the coding sequence ATGAAAACTAAAACATTATCGTTAATTATTCCCTGTTTGCTTTTAATACAATCTGCCTGTCAGAATATTGACCGTATAGAAACAAAAGCCCCCAATGAGAAGGACACTGCCTATTGCATCTCGGAGGAATCAAAGAATTTGATTGGCTTAGACACGATACGTCAGCGTCCCATTCAGGAGCAATTGACCATTAGTGGCAAAGTTGAATACAATGAAAACGACTTAGTCTCCTTTAAAAGTTTAATACAAGGGATTGTCGAACAAGTAAACTTCGAACTGGGCGACGAAGTGAAGAAAGGACAATTATTGGCTACTGTAAGATCTTCTGACATTCAGCAACTTCTTCAAGACCGTCGTTATCAGGAAAGCCAAATTGCGCTAATAGAAAAGCAAATCGGCATTAAAAAGGAATTGCTGAAAGACGGTTTAATCGCGAAGCCCGAACTATTGACAAGCGAATATGAACTGGCGGCAGCGAAGATAGAAGTCGACAAAATAAATGCTGCACTGCAGTTGTTCAAAGCGACTAGCAAGGGTACCTTTCAGCTGGTAGCACCAAAAAATGGTATGATCGTCAAAAAGAATATTAGTGCCGGTCAATCCATTAGTTCAGAGGATAATGATTTGCCATTGTTTGCCATATCAAACCTGAAGCAAGTTTGGATTTTGATCAACATTCATGCGACCAACCTGCCTTACATCCATTTGAATGATGAGGTTCAGATCCGTACGCTTGCTTACCCAGACCGAATCTATAGCGGAAGAATCGATAAGATATACAATGTCTTTGATGATGATGAACATGTGTTGAAGGCGCGGGTAGTTTTGTCAAATGAGGATCTTAAGCTCCTCCCCGGCCTCAGTGCAGATATCATCGTCAATAAGCGCACGAATACTGGCGAGGCTTTCGCGATACCTAATAAAGCTAAGATATTCCATAACAACAAAGAATACGTTGTTCTCTACAACTCTGATTGCGACCTACAGGTAAAAGAGATTAAGGGCATTGCGAGCAATGAGGATTATACTTATGTGCAGGAAGAATTTGCTAATGGACAGCAAATCATCAGTAGAAATCCGCTTTTATTCTTCGAACAGTTAATTCCTTAA
- a CDS encoding TolC family protein, with amino-acid sequence MWQKAFLSGIFILFCSGFSFAQKLTLVDLEKSFLLNNQSLFIEKFNISKAEAYKMQAKVWNNPNLELSEVNLWTNPTVEEGIRQQYAIELQQLIETAGKRKSRIQIKEFEKKDAEYAYLELLFQLKSQLYKAFYSARALYQQEEVNKQIQALYQSQAEKYKKHTAEQLVSKADYLRIQAALLSLQRESLTLHNQQLDIVHQIAVLTQIPQLTLGSLNLQEGLERIDENIYFPSIDQQLKNNIQLLRTENNIALARANWSLEHANRIPNLQLIVNNDRGGNIMRNFVGVGLSFDIPLFDRNKHNMKAARIELTQREAYAKQIDFELQAELVKLYNQLSETRKTLLLWSENLQEDQSAFLETYQRNMMSGQVSLIQFIDYIESFKDARHAFIELTETYQHQLEDLKLLIGPETPIYEN; translated from the coding sequence ATGTGGCAAAAAGCATTTCTTTCCGGTATTTTCATTCTCTTTTGCTCAGGCTTCTCATTTGCGCAGAAGTTGACTCTGGTAGACTTAGAGAAGAGCTTTCTTTTGAATAATCAAAGTCTCTTTATCGAGAAGTTTAATATCAGTAAGGCCGAGGCGTACAAGATGCAGGCTAAGGTTTGGAACAATCCAAACTTGGAGTTGAGCGAAGTTAACCTTTGGACAAATCCAACAGTTGAAGAAGGTATTCGACAACAGTATGCTATCGAACTACAGCAATTGATCGAAACCGCCGGCAAACGTAAATCCCGCATACAGATTAAAGAATTTGAAAAGAAAGATGCAGAATATGCGTACCTGGAATTATTATTTCAACTTAAATCTCAGCTCTACAAGGCATTTTACTCTGCCCGAGCTCTATATCAGCAAGAAGAAGTCAACAAGCAAATCCAGGCCTTATATCAAAGTCAAGCCGAGAAGTATAAAAAGCATACTGCTGAACAGCTGGTTTCAAAAGCTGATTATTTAAGAATTCAAGCCGCGTTGTTAAGTCTACAGCGCGAAAGTTTAACCTTACATAATCAACAACTGGATATCGTACATCAGATTGCGGTATTGACCCAAATACCACAGCTTACCCTTGGATCCTTAAATCTTCAGGAAGGATTGGAGCGCATCGATGAAAATATTTATTTTCCAAGTATAGATCAGCAGCTGAAAAATAATATTCAGTTGCTCCGAACCGAAAACAATATAGCGTTAGCGCGTGCGAACTGGAGTCTTGAACATGCGAATAGGATTCCAAACCTGCAATTGATAGTCAACAACGACCGTGGTGGTAACATCATGCGGAATTTCGTTGGTGTTGGTCTATCCTTCGACATTCCACTCTTCGACAGAAATAAACACAACATGAAGGCTGCCAGGATTGAACTGACGCAGCGGGAAGCTTACGCCAAACAAATTGACTTTGAACTTCAAGCAGAGCTTGTAAAGTTGTACAATCAGCTATCAGAAACGCGGAAAACCCTCCTACTCTGGTCGGAAAACCTGCAAGAAGATCAATCAGCATTCTTAGAGACCTATCAGCGAAATATGATGTCAGGTCAGGTATCCTTAATTCAGTTTATCGATTATATCGAGTCGTTTAAGGATGCCAGACATGCCTTCATTGAGCTCACAGAAACCTATCAGCATCAGCTAGAAGATTTAAAACTGCTTATTGGCCCAGAAACCCCTATCTATGAAAACTAA